One Toxorhynchites rutilus septentrionalis strain SRP unplaced genomic scaffold, ASM2978413v1 HiC_scaffold_50, whole genome shotgun sequence genomic region harbors:
- the LOC129782213 gene encoding m7GpppN-mRNA hydrolase-like, translated as MYSWNHPIEKQILDTLAARYILPMKDRNDLIGICCAIRKAHWHYLDVSCSDEYKKCGYNRFAYQIFRHVPFLQKHIPKIDGIMSAYMRYLNTIPTNGAILLSEDMKHVLLVQSYKGKWGFPQGKAEKEGKEDPFDCAVREVLEEIGYDIRKKASGKFWDVMFTHPSRLYLVPDVPYSTNFRPQTRNEIRRIKWFPIESLPNSNAEVDVSMNGGLEFFRVHQFVAEIQRTIRLYNRGQMMERCRRNSFGFSSNDGKWRRNSSDGSGVVEYRRRYTISSGIPASNEWRS; from the coding sequence ATGTATTCCTGGAATCATCCCATTGAAAAACAGATTTTGGATACTCTCGCAGCTAGGTATATCCTACCTATGAAGGATCGTAATGATTTAATTGGGATTTGCTGCGCAATACGAAAAGCTCATTGGCATTATCTGGACGTTTCATGTTCGgatgaatataaaaaatgtggATATAACAGATTCGCATACCAGATCTTCAGACATGTTCCATTTCTGCAGAAGCACATTCCGAAGATCGATGGAATTATGTCGGCATACATGCGATACCTTAACACGATCCCCACCAATGGAGCCATTTTATTGTCAGAGGACATGAAACATGTTCTCTTGGTACAATCTTACAAGGGTAAATGGGGATTCCCCCAAGGCAAAGCGGAAAAGGAAGGAAAAGAGGATCCATTCGATTGTGCTGTGCGGGAAGTTCTCGAGGAGATCGGATACGACATTCGGAAGAAAGCGTCCGGTAAATTTTGGGATGTAATGTTTACACATCCCTCGAGATTATACTTGGTTCCTGATGTGCCATATTCGACGAATTTCCGGCCTCAAACGAGAAACGAAATACGGAGGATAAAATGGTTTCCGATCGAGAGTCTACCGAACAGTAACGCTGAGGTAGATGTTTCCATGAATGGCGGGTTGGAATTCTTCAGGGTGCATCAGTTTGTAGCGGAAATTCAACGCACCATACGTTTATATAACCGTGGTCAAATGATGGAGAGATGCCGAAGAAACAGTTTCGGCTTTTCCAGTAACGATGGCAAGTGGAGAAGGAATTCTTCCGATGGATCAGGCGTTGTTGAATATCGTAGAAGATATACGATATCAAGTGGGATACCTGCATCGAACGAATGGCGAAGTTAA
- the LOC129782211 gene encoding uncharacterized protein LOC129782211, with amino-acid sequence MSIDWNEEVPGEVRTTWKRFVEDLPSLADFRVPRFAFDVGEVQLHCFTDASELAFGACIYARTVKANGQVKVILLAAKSRVAPLQKRSIPRLELCAAQLGARLSSRVTTALNMKAVPIFYWTDSMVVVYWLRAPPQTWKTFVANRVADIQTRTNGASWLHVPGMDNPADVVSRGLTVQQLLTCKIWMNGPNWLERGEENWPKLEIPRVTHADGETERKTTTLLLQNPPPLNPLFTRSFSYNRLLRTTAYCLRFIRHMQKGPKQSTIILQPSELENARDCLVKIVQRECFKTELHLLKKGNLVPKNSTLKLLNPFVDSLGIIRVGGRLRLSEESYSTKHQILLPGFHRFTRMLLLSHHCKLVHGGISLTLGVVRNEYWPTNGRRAVRSVIRSCYRCTRVNPRPLQQPIGQLPLARTKPSRPFASTGIDFCGPVFVKSTNRKTAPTKAYIALFVCFSTKAVHIELVGDLSTASFLSALQRFVARRGKPDSIFSDNATNFVGARNELHDLYQILSNSKETDRIATALANEEIQWNMIPPRAPNFGGLWEAAVKVAKKHLLRQLGSTSLLHEDLITILSQVESAMNSRPLVPLSEDPNDFEALTPGHFLVGSQLQALPYPDMKDVPVNRLRNRYQIIQQKQQQFWYHWKTEYLKELQRQTTMHRRPIHLKVGQVMILQDNLLPPVRWPLVRILELHPGQDGVTRVVTVRTSSGTTFKRAVTKLCPLPTMDEEEMSMQSNTASNPDDIG; translated from the coding sequence ATGTCTATCGATTGGAATGAAGAAGTGCCTGGAGAGGTCCGTACTAcgtggaaacgtttcgtggagGACTTACCATCGCTAGCCGATTTCCGGGTTCCGCGGTTTGCCTTCGACGTGGGGGAAGTGCAGTTGCATTGCTTCACGGATGCATCGGAATTGGCTTTTGGAGCCTGCATCTACGCACGGACGGTGAAGGCCAACGGTCAAGTGAAAGTGATATTATTGGCAGCAAAATCTAGAGTTGCCCCCTTACAAAAACGTAGCATCCCGAGACTGGAATTGTGCGCAGCTCAACTCGGCGCTCGCTTATCGTCGAGAGTCACAACTGCACTGAATATGAAAGCCGTACCTATTTTCTATTGGACTGACTCGATGGTGGTAGTATATTGGCTTCGTGCACCGCCACAAACCTGGAAAACCTTTGTGGCAAACCGTGTAGCAGACATTCAAACCCGAACAAACGGTGCTTCATGGCTACATGTACCTGGAATGGATAACCCAGCCGATGTTGTGTCCAGAGGTTTAACCGTACAACAGTTGCTGACTTGCAAAATATGGATGAATGGACCCAATTGGTTGGAAAGAGGAGAGGAAAATTGGCCGAAGCTGGAAATCCCGAGAGTAACACATGCAGATGGAGAGACGGAACGTAAAACTACCACATTATTACTGCAAAATCCACCTCCGCTCAACCCTTTATTCACCCGCTCATTCTCGTACAATCGTCTACTGCGTACGACTGCTTACTGTTTGAGGTTTATCCGGCATATGCAAAAGGGGCCGAAGCAATCTACCATCATTCTCCAACCTAGTGAACTTGAAAATGCCAGGGATTGTCTTGTGAAGATCGTCCAAAGAGAATGCTTCAAAACGGAACTACATCTGCtcaaaaaaggaaatttggTACCGAAGAATTCCACACTTAAGCTTCTGAACCCTTTCGTGGATTCGTTGGGTATAATCCGAGTCGGTGGCCGGCTCAGATTGTCGGAAGAATCATATAGCACCAAACATCAAATTCTACTCCCTGGTTTCCACCGATTTACCCGAATGCTTTTATTATCGCATCACTGCAAATTGGTTCATGGTGGGATATCGCTTACATTGGGAGTAGTTCGCAACGAATACTGGCCCACAAATGGAAGAAGGGCTGTACGTAGCGTGATACGCAGTTGCTATCGGTGTACTCGCGTTAATCCTCGACCATTACAACAACCAATCGGACAATTACCTCTTGCTAGAACTAAACCCAGTCGGCCTTTCGCATCCACTGGGATAGATTTTTGTGGCCCTGTATTTGTGAAGTCCACCAACCGTAAGACTGCTCCTACCAAAGCCTATATTGCCCTGTTTGTCTGCTTTAGTACAAAAGCGGTACACATTGAGCTGGTTGGAGACCTATCCACAGCTTCCTTTCTCTCCGCCCTGCAACGGTTCGTGGCTAGACGAGGCAAGCCCGATAGTATTTTTTCGGACAACGCCACAAATTTTGTCGGTGCTCGAAATGAATTGCATGATCTTTACCAAATTCTCTCAAATTCAAAGGAAACCGATCGTATCGCTACCGCTCTCGCAAATGAAGAGATACAATGGAATATGATTCCCCCACGCGCCCCCAACTTCGGCGGATTATGGGAGGCTGCGGTGAAAGTGGCAAAGAAGCATTTGCTTCGTCAGTTGGGCAGCACTTCTCTACTGCACGAGGACTTAATCACGATACTATCGCAAGTAGAAAGTGCGATGAACTCAAGACCATTAGTACCACTATCGGAGGATCCTAACGACTTCGAAGCCCTCACGCCAGGCCATTTTTTGGTAGGTTCACAACTCCAAGCCCTACCTTACCCAGACATGAAGGACGTTCCAGTGAACCGACTGAGAAACAGATACCAGATTATCCAGCAGAAACAGCAGCAGTTTTGGTACCACTGGAAGACAGAGTACCTTAAAGAGCTCCAACGACAGACTACCATGCACCGGCGTCCCATTCATCTCAAAGTCGGCCAAGTGATGATCCTGCAAGACAATCTTTTACCACCAGTGCGCTGGCCACTAGTTCGCATTTTGGAACTGCATCCTGGGCAGGACGGAGTGACTCGTGTGGTTACAGTGCGTACCTCAAGTGGTACAACATTCAAGCGAGCTGTGACGAAACTTTGTCCATTGCCTACGATGGATGAAGAAGAGATGAGCATGCAGAGTAATACAGCATCCAACCCGGATGACATCGGATAG